The sequence below is a genomic window from Lentimicrobiaceae bacterium.
ATTCGATATAATATTAAAATGTTCGCTTGTAGGATTAGGGTATATATTTATTATCGATTTTTCTACCTTACTAATATAGCTATCATCGGTATTCAAATAATTATAATCCCATGCGGCAAACGTGTATTCACCGGGCTTAAGCGTATCAATAGTAATATTTCCACCCATCCATGTGCCACTTATATTAAAGTTAATAGGCGACCAATCTTTACTAGCGTTAATTCTGTACAGCATGACAATGGAATCGTTGCGATTTTGTGTTAGGTTAAGTTCAAATCCTTGCGTTTTCGTGTACGGGAATTTGCCGCTTGTAACAAACCCTTCGGGAAAAACACCTTCAATAGTCCAATATCTGGTATCCGAAAGCCTAAGTCCTTTAATGTTGTTTTTCAAACTATCGGGAGCAACCCAGTTGTGAGTAACTCTAACCAAAGCCGAGTCGGTAATGTTGGTTGTATTTATACTCATAAATGTTTCGGGAAAATTGTAAGCCCCAACTTGTTTAATAATCACTGCTTCGTCTGTTGTAGCGTCAGAAATTTTTTCGTTGTAGTCAATCATAGTAGCAACAGGTTCAAAAGCCATGTAAAACTTCTTTTTTCCTGTTGCACCCGAAAAAATCATAGTATCGGTATAAAACTGCCATGTGTTTGAAACAAAGGTGATTTCAACATGATTGTCGTTGGCGTAATTCGGTAGTTCTTTAAGTCTTTGTCTGACTGTTACTTCAACTTCGCTGTGTGGGCAAGTCGGAGAAATAACTATAGAATCAATCGAAAAATGCGGAAACCCCGGCGATTCAACCCAAGTTTCAAAAAACGGTGCCATATCAATGCCTGTGTGCAATGTCAAAAAATTCTTTAAAGTATCGGACGATGCGTGGCTATATTTATATGTATTTATATACTCTTTAACAGCATCGAAGAAAATGCTGTCGCCTAAGTAGTTTCTAAGCGTATGAACAACCTGTCCGCCTTTATCGTAAACGGTACTGCCATATGTAAGCGTTTCGGGTATGTCGTAAAGTGCGTAATAACCTCCGTCTGTCTTGTGTGTTTTAAGCAAAACATCTTTTAGTTTTTTACGCATGTTGTTTTTATACGCATCTTTTCCATACAAAAATTCCTTATAAAGCGATTCGCACCATACAGCCCAACCTTCGTTGAGCCACATATGTCCGGCACTCGAGCAAGTTACTGCATCACCAAACCACATGTGCGACAACTCATGAGCATACCACCATTCCAAGTCGGTATTGCCACTCCAGCCCGAGTATGGATAGCTTATATTGGCGGCATGTTCCATAGCCCCATTTGATGTAGCTGTGAACCCAATGCGTTCAAAAGGGTAGGCACCAAAGCAGTCTTCAAAAATGGATGTAATCTCTTTTAAATTAACAAAAGTAGATGCAATTCTCGCTGTATCGCCAGCTCTACAGGTAAAGGTAATTGGAACGGTGTCGTATTGTCCTACAAAGGAATCTTCAATTGTGAAATATTTCCCAATACTCGCCGATATTAAATATGTTGGCAAAGTATGTTCGGTTTTCCAGTGCCAAGTAGTAGTTCCGTTTCCGTTATCAATAGTATCATATAAAAAACCGCCGCTTGTCGCTTGTTTATCGTTGCTTGTTGTAATCAGCACATCAAATAAAGCTCTATCGGTAAAATTATCAAAACATGGAAACCAAGCTTTGCCTAAATTATGAGGGATAGAGCTAAAACCTACACCCAAATTATAAGCAAAATCGCCGGCAAAATGAAAGCCGCCCCAACCCGATAAATCAATAAAAGGAGTTCCATGATAATAAACCAAAATGTTTACGGTGTCATTTTGTTGAAAATTTTGCGAAAAGTTAACAGTTAATACACCGTCTGTGTGAGTATAATTATTATTCCTAACATTATTAACAAATACGGAATCTACATTTAAAGATAACAGTTCTAAACATACCTTATTAATATTGTTTTTCAAACATAATGCCTTAACATTTGTGTTGGCTGTTAATGTCTTTTCTGCGGTGTTTACTTCAGTCAGTTTTATTTCGTAATGAATAGCATCAAAGTCCTGAGTACTACAAGTAGCGTTTTGAGATTTTAAAGAAATTGAGACAATTAGTGTTAAAAAAAGAGTAAAAACTGTAAACCTTTTATTCATAATAATATGTTTTATTTTGATTAATAATTTTCATTGGTCAACAAAAATACAAATCGCCGGATATTTTCACTAAAATCAGCGATAAAATAAAAAAAGTAAAAAAAAATGTGATAATGTTTGTCATTTATAAAAAAATGTTTACTTTTGCAAACTCTAAAAAAAGTGATTGGTAAAAATCACTTTAGATAAATAGGACTTTAAATTTGTCCGAGAAACCTGATGAAGTAAGACGTTATAGGTTTCAAAACATAAATAAGACAACCGTCTTTTGCTCGCAGAAGCCTCTTATGTTTTGGTCTTACATTCACCTCTGTGTCTCAACAATTTTCAGTCAATTTATTTAAAAAAGGTTTAGAGCTTTTTTTAGAAGTAATAAATTTAGCAATATGCTAACTTAAATAAAAATAAAACAAATAAATAATTAATATGCCTACAATTGCACAATTGGTTCGTAAAGGACGTAAAAAGATGACTTACAAAAGCAAGTCGCCTGCGTTAGATTCATGCCCACAGCGTAGAGGAGTTTGCACTAGGGTATATACCACTACTCCTAAAAAGCCTAACTCAGCTATGCGAAAAGTTGCCAGAGTAAGGTTAACCAATCAAAAAGAAGTTAACGCTTACATACCCGGCGAAGGACATAATTTGCAGGAGCACTCAATTGTATTAATAAGAGGAGGTCGTGTTAAAGACCTTCCCGGAGTTCGTTATCACGTTATACGTGGTGCAGCCGACACCTCGGGAGTTGAAGGAAGAACACAAAGACGTTCTAAATACGGAGCCAAACGCCCAAAACAAGCAAGTAAGTAAAAATTATATCCAATATTAAGTAGATATGAGAAAGTCAAAACCAAAGAAACGTCTTATTCAACCGGATCCAAAATTTCACGAAACGGTTGTAACTAAGTTTGTTAATAATATTATGCAATGCGGTAAGAAGAGCTACGCATACGAAATTTTTTACGATGCATTGGATATTGTTGGCGAAAGAATAAAAGACGAACAACCGTTAGAAGTATGGAAAAAAGCACTTGCTAATGTAACTCCACAAGTTGAAGTTAGAAGTAGGAGAATTGGAGGTGCAACATTTCAGATACCTTCCGAAATACCACCAGCCAGAAAACAGTCAATCGGCATGAAAAACATGATTACTTTCGCTCGCAAACGCCACGAAAAATCTATGGCGGCTAAGTTGGCTAACGAAATTTTGGCTGCGTACAAAGAAGAAGGTGCTGCTTTTA
It includes:
- a CDS encoding M1 family aminopeptidase, which translates into the protein MNKRFTVFTLFLTLIVSISLKSQNATCSTQDFDAIHYEIKLTEVNTAEKTLTANTNVKALCLKNNINKVCLELLSLNVDSVFVNNVRNNNYTHTDGVLTVNFSQNFQQNDTVNILVYYHGTPFIDLSGWGGFHFAGDFAYNLGVGFSSIPHNLGKAWFPCFDNFTDRALFDVLITTSNDKQATSGGFLYDTIDNGNGTTTWHWKTEHTLPTYLISASIGKYFTIEDSFVGQYDTVPITFTCRAGDTARIASTFVNLKEITSIFEDCFGAYPFERIGFTATSNGAMEHAANISYPYSGWSGNTDLEWWYAHELSHMWFGDAVTCSSAGHMWLNEGWAVWCESLYKEFLYGKDAYKNNMRKKLKDVLLKTHKTDGGYYALYDIPETLTYGSTVYDKGGQVVHTLRNYLGDSIFFDAVKEYINTYKYSHASSDTLKNFLTLHTGIDMAPFFETWVESPGFPHFSIDSIVISPTCPHSEVEVTVRQRLKELPNYANDNHVEITFVSNTWQFYTDTMIFSGATGKKKFYMAFEPVATMIDYNEKISDATTDEAVIIKQVGAYNFPETFMSINTTNITDSALVRVTHNWVAPDSLKNNIKGLRLSDTRYWTIEGVFPEGFVTSGKFPYTKTQGFELNLTQNRNDSIVMLYRINASKDWSPINFNISGTWMGGNITIDTLKPGEYTFAAWDYNYLNTDDSYISKVEKSIINIYPNPTSEHFNIISNYKSDGYIKIFDSEGKLVFSQKYIPDRSTIKWQPNSDIYGNYIIVLFDKNGKLIDSQKAIRSRR
- the rpsL gene encoding 30S ribosomal protein S12; translation: MPTIAQLVRKGRKKMTYKSKSPALDSCPQRRGVCTRVYTTTPKKPNSAMRKVARVRLTNQKEVNAYIPGEGHNLQEHSIVLIRGGRVKDLPGVRYHVIRGAADTSGVEGRTQRRSKYGAKRPKQASK
- the rpsG gene encoding 30S ribosomal protein S7 yields the protein MRKSKPKKRLIQPDPKFHETVVTKFVNNIMQCGKKSYAYEIFYDALDIVGERIKDEQPLEVWKKALANVTPQVEVRSRRIGGATFQIPSEIPPARKQSIGMKNMITFARKRHEKSMAAKLANEILAAYKEEGAAFKRKEDIHRMAEANKAFSHFRF